Within the Micromonospora citrea genome, the region TGGCCGGCGGCCAGTTGCACGCGCTGCCCACCGGGCACTGGCCGATGCTCAGCGAGCCGAAGAGGCTGGCCGACGTCCTCGACCGCATCGCGGGAAGCTGACCGACGCGGTCGGCCGGCCGCTCCGGGCGGCGCACCAGCTGACGTGCGGCGCCGCTGCCGGCCCGGCGGGCAGCGGCGTGGTCGGCCGCGCGGGCCGCGCGGCGAGGTCGTGACCGGCCGGCGCTCAGCGCTTCAGCAGCGCCGCGATCTCGGCGGCGATCTCCTGCGGGGCCCGCCCGTCGGTGGTCACCGTCGCGGTGGCCACCTCGGCGTAGAGGGGTCGACGCTGGTCCAGCAGGTGCTTCAGCGTGGCCCGCGGGTTGAGCGCCAGCAGCGGCCGGCCCGCGCCCAGCCCGACCCGCCGCACCGCGTCGGACAGCTCGACGGAGAGATGGACCACGGGGTGCCCGACCAGGGCGGCGCGGTTCTCCTCGGCGAGGACCGCGCCCCCGCCGAGGGCGAGCACCCCGTCGCAGGAGGCCAGCGCCGCCGCCACCGCGGCCCGTTCGAGGGTACGGAAGTGCTCCTCGCCCTCGTCGATGAAGATCTCGGAGATCGGCTTGCCGGCCAGCCGCACGATGTCCAGGTCGGTGTCGCGGAACTCCACCCCGAGCAGGTCGGCGAGCGCCTGCCCGACCGTGGTCTTGCCGGAGCCCGGCGCCCCGACCAGTACGCAGACCGGCGCCATCAGCGGCACCGCCCGCCGCCCGCCCGGACCGCCCGCTGTCGGGCGCTCACCGGATCACCAGCGCGTCGAGGTAGCCGGCCAGGTTGCGGCGGATCTCGACGACCGAGTCGCCGCCGAACTTCTCGGTGGCGGCCTCGGCCAGCACCAGCGCCACCATGGCCTCGGCCACGACGGCGGCGGCGGGCACCGCGCAGACGTCGGAACGCTGGTTGATCGCGGTGGCCGGCTCGCCGGTGGTGACGTCCACGGTGGACAGGGCCCGGTTCAGCGACGAGATCGGCTTCATCGCGGCCTTGACCCGCAGCGGCTCGCCGGTGGTGATGCCGCCCTCCAGCCCGCCGGCCCGGTCGGTGACCCGGCGCACACCCGTGGCGGTGGGGATGATCTCGTCGTGCGCCTCCGAGCCCCGGGTACGCGCCTGCTGCCAGCCGTCCCCGATCTCGACGCCCTTGATGGCCTGGATGGACATCAGCGCGGTGGCGAGCCGGGCGTCGAGCTTGCGGTCCCACTGCACGTGGCTGCCCAGGCCCGGCGGCACCCCGTACGCCAGCACCTCGACCACGCCGCCCAGGGTGTCGGCGGCCTTCTTCGCGGCGTCGACCTCGGCGACCATCCGGGCGCTGGCCTCGGGGTCGAGGCAGCGCAGCGGGTCGGCGTCGATGCGATCGGCGTCGGCCGGCGCCGGGCGCAGCCCGGGCTTGGCGGCGACCGGGCCCAGCTCGACCACGTGGGAGACGATCTCGATGCCGAGGGCCTGCCGGAGCAGCGCCTTGGCCACCGTGCCCACCGCGACCCGGGCGGCGGTCTCCCGGGCGCTGGCCCGCTCCAGGATGGGCCGGGCGTCGGTGTGGCCGTATTTCTGCATGCCGGCCAGGTCGGCGTGGCCCGGGCGGGGCCGGGTCAGCGGCGCGTTGCGCGCCTGCCCGGCCAGCTCGTCGGGGTCGACCGGGTCGGCGGCCATCACGGTGCGCCACTTCGGCCACTCGGAGTTGCCGACCCGGATCGCGACCGGGCTGCCGATGGTCACCCCGTGCCGGAGCCCGCCGATGATCTCGACCTCGTCCTGCTCGAACGACATCCGGGCGCCCCGGCCGTAGCCGAGCCGGCGCCGGGCCAGCTCGCCCGCGATCTCCCCGGTGGTCACCTCGACACCGGCGGGCACGCCCTCCAGCATCGCCACGAGGGCGGGCCCGTGCGATTCCCCTGCAGTCAACCAGCGCAACACAGCGGTCAGTCTGTCACGCCCGGTGGCCGCCGCCGTGCGGTCCCCGCCGCGTCCCGCCCTGCGGACGCCGCCGTCCGCCGGCCGGCCGGCGGGCCGGCGGGCCGGAATCCGGGTGCCGGATCCCGGGTCGCCCGCCCGTCCTCAGATGCCCCGGCCGCGCCTGTGCAGGGTGCGCAGCACCGCGTCGGCGCGGACCATCCGCCCGGCCACCGCGAGGGCGAGGTAGGCCCTCGGCTCGCGCGGGTTGCGCCGGATGGTGTGCCGGGCCCAGCGCATCGCGCCCCGCCGGTCACCGGACGCGGCCCGCGCGAAGGCGATCTGACCGGTGACCCGCGCCTCGCCGGCCGGCTGGGTGCCGAACTCGGGGTAGCGCTCCAGCAGCCACTGCAACGCCTCCGAGATGGTGTCCCAGCGCTGCGCGAAGTAGGAGCGCTTGT harbors:
- the aroC gene encoding chorismate synthase, with translation MLRWLTAGESHGPALVAMLEGVPAGVEVTTGEIAGELARRRLGYGRGARMSFEQDEVEIIGGLRHGVTIGSPVAIRVGNSEWPKWRTVMAADPVDPDELAGQARNAPLTRPRPGHADLAGMQKYGHTDARPILERASARETAARVAVGTVAKALLRQALGIEIVSHVVELGPVAAKPGLRPAPADADRIDADPLRCLDPEASARMVAEVDAAKKAADTLGGVVEVLAYGVPPGLGSHVQWDRKLDARLATALMSIQAIKGVEIGDGWQQARTRGSEAHDEIIPTATGVRRVTDRAGGLEGGITTGEPLRVKAAMKPISSLNRALSTVDVTTGEPATAINQRSDVCAVPAAAVVAEAMVALVLAEAATEKFGGDSVVEIRRNLAGYLDALVIR
- a CDS encoding shikimate kinase, which gives rise to MAPVCVLVGAPGSGKTTVGQALADLLGVEFRDTDLDIVRLAGKPISEIFIDEGEEHFRTLERAAVAAALASCDGVLALGGGAVLAEENRAALVGHPVVHLSVELSDAVRRVGLGAGRPLLALNPRATLKHLLDQRRPLYAEVATATVTTDGRAPQEIAAEIAALLKR